From the genome of Populus alba chromosome 10, ASM523922v2, whole genome shotgun sequence, one region includes:
- the LOC118034558 gene encoding pentatricopeptide repeat-containing protein At5g19020, mitochondrial produces the protein MTQSFKLRSLLRSLISSPPPPPTLTSLKWVSTKTSPGPLLQYLLHHIQHLLSLKAHQKNFNYERSLISALKSCATTHLAISQGRGQQIHCLVFKSGLDSNTFIRNSLINMYSKCGFFGLAKSLFDSCPKLDPVSCNIMISVYVKSGNLDDARKLFEVMPQKGCVSYTTMIMGFVKNDFWGEAIKVYKEMRNVGLVPNEVTMASVISACCRVGRIWDCRLLHGLVIKMMFDGFVLVSTNLLNMYCASSSLGEARALFDEMQEKNVVSWNVMLNGYSKAGLANLAKEVFEMIPDKDIVSWGTIIDGYVRVERLREALMMYRLMVSTGLGPSEVTMIDLISACGRAMAIVEGQQLHCVVVKTSFDCYDFVQATVIHLYSACGRINEACSQLEFGIKDNVASRNALIAGFIRNRIIDRARELFNEMPERDVFSWSTMISGYTQSDQPGMALELFHRMVTSGIRPNEVTMVSVFSAIAALGTLKEGRWAHEYVHHNSIPLNDNLSASIIDMYAKCGSINTALEVFYQIRDKASTVSPWNTIICGLATHGHAKLSLEIYSDLQGRHIKLSAITFIGVLSACCHAGLVGLGKSYFKSMKSKHNIDPDIRHYGCMVDLLGKAGRLEEAEELIRSMPTKADVVIWGMLLSACKTHRNITIGERAAENLAKLDPSNGPSRILLSNLYADVGRWEDAFLVRRVMQSHRMHRLPGYSGVV, from the coding sequence ATGACCCAATCTTTCAAGCTCAGATCTCTTCTTCGCTCTCTCAtttcctctcctcctcctcctccaacacTTACTTCTCTCAAATGGGTCTCCACGAAAACCTCCCCAGGCCCACTTCTTCAATACCTTCTTCACCATATCCAACATCTCCTCTCTCTCAAAGCACACCAGAAAAACTTCAATTACGAGCGCTCTTTAATCTCAGCTTTAAAGTCCTGCGCAACAACCCATTTGGCTATCTCTCAAGGCCGAGGCCAACAAATCCATTGCCTTGTTTTCAAATCAGGCCTTGATTCAAACACTTTCATACGAAATAGCTTGATTAACATGTATTCCAAATGTGGGTTTTTCGGTCTTGCAAAATCATTGTTTGATTCGTGTCCTAAGTTGGACCCTGTGTCATGTAATATAATGATTTCTGTGTATGTAAAATCTGGAAATTTAGATGACGCACGCAAGTTGTTTGAAGTAATGCCTCAAAAAGGTTGTGTTTCATATACTACGATGATAATGGGCtttgttaaaaatgatttttgggGTGAGGCAATTAAGGTTTATAAGGAAATGAGAAATGTGGGTCTGGTACCTAATGAGGTGACTATGGCAAGTGTGATATCGGCTTGTTGTCGTGTGGGTAGGATTTGGGATTGTAGATTGCTTCACGGATTAGTTATCAAGATGATGTTTGACGGGTTCGTTCTTGTTTCAACGAATTTGTTAAACATGTACTGTGCTTCTTCGAGTTTAGGCGAAGCGAGAGCTTTGTTTGATGAGATGCAAGAGAAGAATGTAGTTTCGTGGAATGTGATGTTAAATGGGTATTCCAAGGCAGGGCTTGCCAATTTGGCTAAGGAAGTGTTTGAGATGATTCCAGATAAAGATATTGTTTCATGGGGCACAATCATTGATGGTTACGTTCGAGTAGAAAGGTTAAGAGAAGCTCTCATGATGTACCGTTTGATGGTCTCTACAGGGTTGGGACCTAGTGAAGTAACGatgattgatttaatttctGCATGTGGGAGAGCAATGGCAATTGTTGAGGGTCAGCAATTGCACTGCGTTGTTGTGAAGACAAGTTTTGACTGTTATGACTTTGTGCAGGCGACAGTTATCCATTTATACTCAGCTTGTGGCAGGATTAATGAGGCTTGTTCGCAATTAGAGTTCGGCATTAAGGACAATGTTGCTTCTCGAAATGCTCTCATAGCAGGATTTATACGAAATAGAATTATTGATCGGGCAAGGGAATTATTTAATGAGATGCCCGAGAGAGATGTCTTTTCATGGAGTACGATGATTTCTGGTTATACACAAAGTGACCAGCCTGGCATGGCTTTGGAGCTGTTTCATAGGATGGTAACTAGTGGAATCCGACCAAATGAAGTGACAATGGTGAGTGTTTTCTCAGCAATTGCTGCTTTAGGCACATTGAAAGAAGGGAGATGGGCCCATGAATATGTGCATCATAACTCCATCCCTCTAAATGACAACTTAAGTGCTTCAATCATCGACATGTATGCCAAATGTGGTAGCATCAATACTGCCTTAGAAGTGTTCTATCAAATTCGAGATAAGGCATCTACTGTCTCGCCGTGGAACACCATAATATGTGGGCTGGCCACCCATGGACATGCAAAATTGTCTCTTGAAATATATTCAGACTTGCAAGGGCGCCATATTAAGCTCAGTGCAATCACTTTCATTGGAGTTCTTAGTGCGTGTTGCCATGCTGGGTTGGTGGGGCTAGGGAAGAGCTATTTTAAGAGCATGAAGTCCAAACACAATATAGATCCTGATATCAGGCATTATGGTTGCATGGTTGATCTCTTGGGCAAAGCTGGGCGACTTGAGGAAGCCGAGGAACTGATTCGAAGCATGCCTACGAAGGCTGATGTTGTTATTTGGGGCATGTTGTTGTCAGCATGTAAAACACATCGTAACATAACTATAGGAGAAAGGGCTGCAGAAAATTTGGCCAAGTTGGATCCATCTAATGGGCCAAGTAGAATCCTTTTATCCAACTTATATGCAGATGTGGGGAGGTGGGAGGACGCTTTTTTGGTGAGGAGAGTTATGCAAAGCCATAGAATGCATAGATTGCCGGGATATAGTGGTGTTGTGTGA